In Miscanthus floridulus cultivar M001 chromosome 8, ASM1932011v1, whole genome shotgun sequence, the sequence TGTTGTGCAGACGAGGCGTACGTTCAGTTCCACGACGAGTGCTGGGGCGTCCCTGTGTACAGCGACAAGTATAGTATTTGATTTTGCCACCACATTTAATTTCTCCCTGAATTTGTGAACTTGCAAACTTGAAACTAATCTTGATCATGCTTGTGATCGATGTCTGCGGTGAATGAATGATCGATTGGTATATATGCACGCAGCCGGCTGTTCGAGCTTCTGTCGCTGTCAGGGATGCTGATCGACCACAACTGGACGGAGATCCTCAAGCGGCGAGACATGTACAGGGAGGCGTTCGCCGACTTCGACCCCAGCGCGGTGGCGAGGATGGACGAGGACGACGTCGCGGAGATCAGCGGCAACAGGGAGCTGAGGCTCGCCGAGTGCAGGGTCCGGTGCATCGTGGAGAACGCCAAGTGCATCCAGAAGGTGGCCAGGGAGTTCGGCTCCTTCAGCGGCTACATGTGGGGCCACGTCAACCACCGGCCGGTGGTGGGCAAGTACCGGCACCACAAGTACATCCCGTTCCGGACGCCCAAGTCGGAGGCGGTGAGCAAGGACCTCGTCCGCCGGGGGTTCCGGCTCGTCGGCCCCGTCATCGTCTACTCCTTCATGCAGGCCGCCGGCATGGCCATCGACCACCTCGTCGACTGCTTCCGCTTCCACGACTGCGTCCGCCTCGCCGAGCGCTCCTGGGGCATCACCAACGTCGCCGCATAGCCTGCCCTCAGGCAGCCGGCCGGCCCCTCGTCCGTCCATGGCTCTCGATCCAAGTTTTTTACATGCACCTTTTTCTTGGTGTTGTtatttctttttttcatttttgtcTGGAGATCCGATCCGGTGGTAAATCTTGAATTTGTGTGTGAAACTGTAGAGTATATATGCTACTTAAGTTATGATGTAATAAGTCTATTAACTCTTTGCAAATGAAAAGTAGCAGGAGCTCTACCGCTCAATTAAGACGAAAGAATTGTATGTACAAGAAGGGTAGCCCAACGTGGAGCCAACACTGGACACATGAAAGGGCTAACCTATCCACGCGACATGGAAGAGCACACAAAACTACCATGAGTCACGTTGCCTAGCATGATTGCAAAGCAGCCAGCAACTCCGACTTCCCATGGCAAACCCCAGACGATCCAAACGAAAATAGGCAGATGTCCCGAAGCGAAAGGCCGTAAtaggtcatcgttgccgagctcaAACTGAAGAGCAACTCCGACTTCCAATCTTGATCCTCCGCCCCGCCCCCGGATTTTGCCCGATCCTCCGAAGCAATCCAGTCCACGAAGAAGGGGGGGTTTCGCTTCATGTCCTCGTTGTCGAGCCACATCCCCTGACATAGCAACTCTGACTTCACATTGCAAGTCCCTTCCTCCACACGCATTCCGAGCGCCGAGAAGCGAAAGCATCAACCGAAGGCGACATTGTGGCCGAGACGAACTTTAAtagcgacgccttcaggaagggaaTGACGTCGGGGACGCCACCATCACTCGTCCGAGATGGACCGGGCTTTCGCCCATGGAAGACAGTGCTAGGGAACGCAACGCTCTCAACAAGGGAAGCGGCGCCCATAGACGTCACCGTCGCCAAGGCTTTCGCCCAAGATTTCCCCTAGCACAGCGTCAGGCCAAGACCCCAGGTCATAGCATGATGTCTCCGTCGTCGTCGCTACCCTGCCATCCCGCACAAACCCTTCCAGAGGGGCATCGACACGCTGGCTGCTCGGCCGCATAGCCCTTCAGTTCAGCatgtgctttcttgataactTGTACAAATTTCTTTATTTCAAACCAATTTCATTCGGGCCTGTTCTTTCGACCATCCTGCATCCTTCACGTTCTTCACCACTGCATTGCATTCTTACCTAGTTACCTTTATTGACAAATTGATGGTTTGCTTCGCCATCGTCGTTACTTGAACACAATAGCCATCTGAACTTATGATGTGAAACTGATGACAGACAGTAGCTAGTGTAAATTCAGTAacaaaaaggacttaaagaaactCAAATAGAACAGCATGATAGCCAGGTTTTTCAATAAAAGACAAAGAGAAACGATGCTAAAAAAGAACATATATAATGCAAGCTGCAGAGAAAAAAGAAAAC encodes:
- the LOC136472648 gene encoding uncharacterized protein; its protein translation is MITTAHSRQQHHAFEKSPGNNHMKSIDRKLQQAMNQAASKYMQRIYPLGIQRSSSNLTLSSLSLSQNSNDSSISSSNSSWEPKVPLLYGGTFSPWGEVMVSREMRREDDDKVSDHDVEGGEEDFDCSEPGSLHRCSWITKNSDEAYVQFHDECWGVPVYSDNRLFELLSLSGMLIDHNWTEILKRRDMYREAFADFDPSAVARMDEDDVAEISGNRELRLAECRVRCIVENAKCIQKVAREFGSFSGYMWGHVNHRPVVGKYRHHKYIPFRTPKSEAVSKDLVRRGFRLVGPVIVYSFMQAAGMAIDHLVDCFRFHDCVRLAERSWGITNVAA